From the Vicinamibacterales bacterium genome, the window GGTGCCGAAGACGATCAAGCGCAAGATCCGTCCGCTATCGGTCCTGGAAGCGCAGCTTTCTCGCGAACACGCGTTCGCATCGCCTCAGCGTGCTGTTTTCGGTCGCGCTTGCTTGCGGGCTGCGCCTCGGCGAGGTGACAGGTCTTCGATGGGAAGACGTCGACCTCGAGCGCGGCGAACTACGGATCCGCGTGCAGCTGCAGGCTCTGAAGAAACAGCTTGTGCTGCAGGAACTCAAAACGGAGAAGAGCCAACGGACGCTGGCACTGCCGACGGTCTGCGTCGACGCGCTGCGGCGGCACCGCACGCACCAGCGCGAAGAACGGTTGAAGGCGGGTGCGAACTGGGTGGACACACGTCTGGTCTTCACGACATTTCGCGAAAAGCGGGGCGGCAAGGTCGGCGCCGCGCTGCATCCGCGGAACGTCCTGCGCACGCTGTACGGCCTGCTGGCGGCCTGCAACCTGCCCCGTGTGCGCTTTCATGATCTGCGGCACAGCGCCGCGAGTCTGCTCATCGCCGAGGGCGTCGAGCTCGTCGAAGTGTCACTCCTGCTCGGACACTCCGAGTTGCGCGTCACGGCCGACGTCTACGCGCATCTGCAGCAGCAGACGTCCGCGAAGGCCGCGCGGCATATGGACGCAATTTTCTTCTCAGGGGGTCAGTTAGGGGGCAGATGACGTGATCGCGCATCGCGCGTCACGCAAATCGCTTGCTTCTCTAAGGATTCTGGAGCCGGCGATCGGACTTGAACCGATGACCTGCTGATTACGAATCAGCTGCTCTACCAACTGAGCTACGCCGGCGGTGGGTGGAGCGGCTATTCTACCACGCTGATGAGATTCCCAGCAGTGCCGTTCCGGGCCGCGGCGGCCGCCGTGGTCCTGTTCCCGTCCGCCCTCGCGTTCGCCGACACGTACCCTCGGCAGCCGGGCATCGACGTCCGCCACTACACGTTCAAACTCGAGATCTCCGACGCCACCACCGACATCGCCGGCGAGGCGAGCGTCGACGTGCGATTCACACGTCCCGGCGTGGCCGCCGTCGCGCTGGATCTCGCGTCCGCCGCCGGCGGCAAGGGGATGACGGTGCGGACGGTGACCAGCGGCGGTGCCGCCGTGCCTTACACCCATACGGCCGGCGTGCTGCGGATCCCGCTCGCCGCGCCGCCGGCCGCCGGCGACGAACGCCGCTTCACCATCGCCTACGGCGGCAGCCCGGCCAACGGCCTGCGCTTCCTGACGAACAAGCACGGCGAGTGGTGCGCGTTCAGCGAGAACTGGCCCAACCGCGCGCGCGAGTGGCTGCCGATGGTCGATCACCCGTACGACAAGGCGACCAGCGAGTTCATCGTCACCGCGCCGTCGGCCTATCAGGTGATCGCCAACGGGCTGCTGCAGGCGGAGATCGATCGGCCCGACGGACGCCGCGTCACGCACTGGAAGCAGTCCGTGCCGATCGCCTCGTGGCTGAACGCGCTCGGCATCGAACGCTTCGCGGTGCGCCATCTCGGCGATGTCAAGGGCGTGCCGCTCTCCACCTGGGTCGCACATCCGGACGACGAGGCGGGGCAGACCTATTTCGAGCCGGCGCGCCGCGCGCTCGAGTTCTTCAGCGAGCGCGTCGGGCCGTACCCGTACGAGAAGCTCGCCAACGTCGCCGCCGCCGGACTGAACGGCGGCACCGAACACGCCAGCGCCATCTTCTACGGCGAACGGGACCTGCGCGCCGTACCCGCGACCGGCCTGGTCGCACATGAAATCGCGCACCAGTGGTTCGGCAACTCGGTGACCGAAACCGACTGGGACGAAGTGTGGCTGAGCGAAGGGTTCGCCACCTACTTCACGCTGCTGTTCACCGAGCACACGGCGGGCCGCGAGGCGTTCGTCGCCGGCCTGAAGAACAACCGCACCCGCGCGCTCGCGGCGGAACAATCTCTCCCCGGCATCGCCATCGTCCACGACAACCTTGCCGACATGAGCAAGGTGCTGAGCCCGCTCGTGTATCAGAAGGCCGGGTGGGTGCTCCACATGCTGCGCGGAACGATCGGCACCGAGACGTTCTGGAAAGGCATCCGCGAGTACTACCGGCGGCACCGCGACGCCGGCGCCACCGGCGACGACCTCCGCCGCATCATGGAACAGACCTCCGGACAAAACCTGAAGTGGTTCTTCGATCAGTGGCTGCGGCGGCCCTCGTCGCCTTCGTTCGACGGGTCGTGGCACTACGACGCCGCCGCGAAGGCGATCCGCGTGGACCTGGCGCAGACGCAGGACGGCGCCCCCTACCGCGTGCAGCTGCAGCTCGGCGTCGTCACCGCCGCCGGCCAGCCCTCGCGCATCGAGCGCGTGGAGATGAACGAGAAGCAGGCGTCGTTCACCGTCGCGGCGCCGTCCGAGCCCGCGGACGTCACCTTCGACCCCGACACCTGGCTGCTCGCCGACAAGATCACCTTCGTCAAACGGCAGGGACGATGAAGATAGCAAGGATTCTCGCGTATCGCGTCGAGCTGCCGCTGCACGAGACGACCTACAAATGGTCGGGCGGCAAGTCGGTCACGGTCTTCGACAGCACCATCGTCCGCGTCGAGACCGACGCGGGCCTGGTCGGCCACGGCGAAGTCTGTCCGCTCGGCCCGTTCTACCTGCCCGCGTACGCCGACGGCGTGCGCGCGGGCATCCGCGAGCTCGGCCCGCATCTGCTCGGCGCCGATCCGCGCCAGCTCGGGAAGCTGAACCGGGCGATGGACGCGGCGCTGAAGGGACATCCCTACGTGAAGAGCGGCATCGACATCGCCTGCTGGGACATCCTCGGGCAGTTCGCCGGGCTGCCGGTCTGCGAGCTGCTCGGCGGACGCTACGGCCATGACGTCCACCTGTATCGCGCGATCTCGCAGGACACGCCGGAGGCGATGGCGTCGCGCGTCGCCGGCTACCGGCGCGAGGGCTACCGGCGCTTTCAGCTGAAGGTCGGCGGCGACCCGGACGTCGACGTCGCCCGCATCCGCACCGTGGCGTCATGCCTCCAGACCGGCGATCGCCTGGTCGCCGACGCGAATACCGGATGGACCCAGCACGACGCGATGCGCGTCGTCCGCGCGGTGCGCGACGTCGACGTCTACATCGAGCAGCCGTGCCTGACCTACGAGGAATGTCTCAGCGTGCGCCGTCACACCGACCATCCGTTCGTGCTCGACGAGAACATCGACGGTCTCGACGTGCTGCTGCGGGCGAGCGCCGACCGCGCGATGGACGTCGTCAATCTGAAGATCGCGAAGCTGGGCGGGCTGACCCGGACCGTGCAGGCCCGCGATCTCTGCGTCGCGATGGGAATCGGGATGACGCTCGAAGACAGCTGGGGCGGCGACGTGGCGACCGCGGCCATCGCTCATCTTGCGCACAGCACGCCCACCGAGCTGCTCTTCACGACGACGGACTTCAACAGCTATGTGACGGTGTCGACCGCCGTCGGCGCGCCGCAGCGGGTGAACGGGCGCATGGCGGCGTCGACCGATCCCGGCCTGGGCCTCCGGCCGAAGATGGACGTGCTCGGGCGCCCGGTCGTCGTCGTCGAATGAGTCGATCGATCAGGCGAACGCAGCCACCGGCATTTCGGGGACGTCCGCCACGTACTCGCGCTCGGCGGCGCGCCGCGCCTTGTAGCGCCTGAACACGTCGCGTTCGCTTTCCAGCCCGAGCGCCGAGCGCCAGGTGCTGCCGCGGAACGTGTGGGCCAGCATCTGCGGCGCGTGACGCAGCACGAAGCCCGGGTAATGCCGCAGCACCGCGGGCAGGTGCCGCACCTTCATCCAGCGCTCCGCGCGCCAGCGGAGGAATTCCACTTCCTCGGCCTCCAGATGCGCGGTCCGCACCACCGCCGTCGTCCCGTCGTATTCCTCGAGGCGGTGATTGACGATGAGGTCCCGCCGGCGGAAGTCTTCGGTCATCGGCGTGCCCGGATACGGCGTCGGATGCTGGATGTACGGCCAGTCGACGTGGCGGCGCGCGAACGCGAGATTGATCTCGATCGACTCGCGCGTGTCGTCGGGATTGCCGACGATGATGCCGCCGACGACGAAGATGCCTTCGCGATGCAGGGCCTCGATCGCCTGGAGGGTGGCGTTGCCGACCCGGCGTCCCCGCTCGCGCTGCGCGTTCTTCGTGGACGCCCGCAGGAACGCGAGATCCTCGTCCAGCACGTTCTCGATGCCGAGAAACACGTAGCGGAATCCCGCCCTCCGCATCAGCGGCGCCAGCGCCGCGCCATGGCCCGCAATCGCCGAGGTCATGCCCTGGACGATGTAGTGGACGTCGTTCAGGCCGGCGTCGACGATTGCGCCGCACAGCGCCTGGAACCGGGCGACGTCGAGCGTGATGTTGTCGTCGACGAGAAAGATGGCGCGGGCGCCGAGAGCCCGCGCGTCGGTGATGTCGGCAAGGACGCGGGTGAAGTCGAACGTGTGGAAGTTCCGCCCGCGCATCTCGACGATCGAGCAGAAGCTGCAGTCGTAGGTGCACCCTCTCGACGTTTCGACGATGTCGATGGGACGGCCGAGGAACGTGTACCCGGACAGCACGCGCGCGCGCCGGTTGGGCAGCGCGATGTCGCCGTCCAGCCTGCTGACCGGCCGTGCCGGCGTGTGCGCGAACCTGCTCCCTGCAATCGGCCGGTACGACAGGCCGGGAACGGACGCGGGATTCCCATGACGTGAGAGCACCGCGAGCAGATCGCGGAACGTCAGCTCGCCTTCGCCGCGCACGACGAAATCGACGCCGCAGGCAGGATCCTCATAGGCGTCCGCGGCGAGGCTCGGGTCGTAGCCGCCGGCGACGATGGCGACGCCCGGTTTGATGTGGCGCAGCAGGTGAACCAGCCGCAGCGCCGTACGCCGCTGGAAGGTCATCACCGAGAGCCCGACCACGTCGGGATCGTGCTGGCGCATGAGACGCTCGACGGTTGACGCCACGCTGTGCTGCGCCAGGATCAAGTCGGCGATGGCGACCTGGTGGCCGGACCCGGCGTTGCCGGCCAGCGAGGCGAGCGCGCCGTTCGGCATGCGCATCGTGAGGGCCGGCGTGTGCTCGAACGAGTCCGGCATCGAGAGAAGGAGCACTCTCATGGTTTTCTCGGCTGCAGCGTGTCACGAAGTTCGGCGATCCGGAACACCGAAAATGTGCCGGCGCGCGCCCCGGGTATCGGCGCGGTCCGGAACAGCCGGTTGAAACGGCTGAGGTAATCGTTGCGAACCGCGAGAACCGTCTCATCCGGATCGTGCCGCACGCCCGCCATCGCTTCCGCGAACGAGGCTTCCGTGAGGCGATCCCGCGTCGCCTCGGCGCGCAGCGCCGGGTCGAGATAGAACACGAGCGATCCGATCCGTTCGTCGAGCACCAGTACGCGCGGGGGCAGCGTACCCGCGGCGTTCAGCACTGCCGCGAGATCCTTCGCCGTCATCCAGGACGCCAGTCGCGGCGCCAGCGTCATCGTCGCGATCAGCGAACACAGGCACGCCTGCGCCAGCCATCGCACGCCGGCGATCCCGTCCGCCGATTTCAGAGCGCGCCGCCCGGCGTCGACCGTGAGGATGCCCAGCACTACGATGGGCAGCCAGGCGGCGGCAGGAACGGGTTCGAACCGGACCTGATACGCCACCAGCGCCGCCGCGGGCAGCCCGGCGAGGAACACGACCTGCATCGCGATCGCGGCGCGCGGCCGGGCCTCGACGAGGTGATCGCCGATCAGAATGGCGATCGCGGGAAACAACGGGAGGGCGTAGGTCGCCAGCTTCGATTCGCCGGCGCTCAGGAACACCAGGCCGGCTGCGAACCAGCCCCAGACGACGAGACGACGGGGACGCTTCCCGGCCGATCGGGCGGCGCCCGCGAGGTGGAGCGCCCAGGGCAACGCGCCGCCGAGGACGATTGGCACGTAGTACCAGAACGGCCGCCCGGCGTGGCGCTGCGTTGCGGTCAGGTAGCCCTGCACGTGGCGCTCGACGAAGTAGTAGTGCAGGTAACCCGGATGGGCGTGTTCCATCGCCACGTACCACGGCGCGGCGACGATCGCGGCAACGACGACTGCAACGCCGAGCGCGACGAGGAGCCGTGCGAACGCGGGCCGCCGCCACACGACGAGGCACGCGCAGAGGACGCCGGCGAACACGATTGCCACGAGCCCCTTGGTCAGGATCGACAGACCCAGACAGATCCCCGCGACGACGCCGAAGAGCACCACGCGCGGCAGCCGCGGGGATGCGTCCGCCGCGGCGAGCCTGACGAGGCACCATGCGGCGATGCACATGAACGGGACCACGCCGATGTCGTGCACGGCGACCTGACTGAGCGCGAACGGGACCAGCATGGTGGCGTAGACGATGCCGCTGGTGAGACCGGTCGCGGCGCCGAACAGCGCCCGCGCGAGGAGCGCGACCGACAGCATGCCGGCGAGTCCGAACAGCAGCGGCGGCAGGCGCACCGCCGCCTCGGTATCGCCGAACAGCTGCAGCGACGCCGCTTCCGCCCAGAAGAAGAGAATCGGCTTGTCGAGGAAGGGCTCGCCGAGGAATTTCGGCGTGACGTAGTCGCCGGTGCGCACCATCTCCTGCGCGATCGCGGCGTGGAGCCCTTCGTCCGGATCGAAGAGCGGCGCCGACGCGACGAGCGGCGCCAGCACGACGACGACCGCCACGGCCGCGAAGACCCGCCGCAGGCTGTGCATGCGAGACGCGATCGTACTCTATTGCGCCTCGATCAGGGCGATGAGCGGGTAGTGGTCGGATCCGTACTTGCGATCCGCTCGCCGCAGCTCCGCGCGCCAGCCCTCGGGCAGGCGGAAGAGCAGGTGGTCGAGGCGCATCGGCCCGAAGGTCGCGCGCCGGTCCTCGCGCGCGGCGGGGGTCAAGGTCCGCGTCAGCTCGCGGTACGCGGCGTCGCGGTAGCCGAACCACGAGTTCAGATCCCCGCCGACGATCGCCGGGACGTCCCGCGGCAGCGCGTTCGCCAGGGCTCGTGCCTGCCGCAGGCGGCCCGACTCCGACAGGATCCACGCATGGTGCATGACCATGTTGGTGAAGTGGGTGCAGACGACGCGCATGGCGAGGGGAGAGCGGCCGGGAGCCTGCACCATGACGGTGGCGGCGACGGCGACCCGGCGCTGGCGCTCGAGCGGCAGTTCGAGCGCGCCCGCCTCGTGCAGCCGCGCGGTCGAGAGGATGGCGTTGCCGCGGTCCTCGGCGGTCACGCCCGGCGGACCGTTGCGCATCGACGGGACGTAGAGCGCCGACAGACCCAGCCGTTCGGCGAGGCGCGCCGCCTCGATGCGCGATGACCGGGGGCCGGCGCCGAAGATGGCCGAGGCCCATAGCACGGTGCGGGTGTGCGGCACCGCATCGCCGGAGCGGTAGGCCTCCTGCAGCAGCAGGACGAAGTGCCGGACCGGCTTGCCCGTGAGCCGGCCGGCGCGCAGGTCGTCGACGAAGACGTCCAGATCGCCGGCGCCGACGTGGGTGTTCCACGAAACGACCGCAAACGGAGGTTCGAGCGTATCGAATCCGTGCGCCGCCGAGGGCACGATCGAGGGGCCGACGCCGGCGCACCAGCGATCCAGCGAGCGGCGCTCGTTGGAGGCGGAGAGGTGGACCCAGCGGACCGCGGTCTCGCTGGCGGCGAGGCAGGTGGGTTGCGCGGCGCCATAGGGCTGTCGCGCGCTGCCCAAACACGCGCTCACGATGCCCAGCGCGACAACGAGCCGGGTCAGATGCATCGCGCCGCCGCTGGAGCGCGCCTTGTATTGGCTTGGCGCGTGATCATCCGGGGTCGAACTCTTCTATTTGCCTGCATGTGCGCGTGCGCCGCGGCCTGCGGCAGCAGCGCCGTGACCAACGTGTCCGGGCCGAGTGCCGCCCGGTGCCAGGCGTCCCTCACCAACACGGTGCCGAGCTTCAGCTCATCCGGCGGCACCGGTGAAGTCAAAGTCACGGTCGAACGCGAGTGCAACTGGACGGCAAGCGTGTCGGCCCCGTGGGTCCAGATCGTCTCCGGGCAGACCGGGCAGGGGGACGGTGCGCTCACGTATCGCGTGAATGCGAACACCGAGCCGGTTCTCCGCAAGGCCACGTTCACGATCGCCGAGCAGCAGACCGAGGTGGCGCAGCAGGCGGCGGCGTGCGAGTACTCGATCTCGGCGCCGTCGGGGATGCTGCCGGCGGCCGGCGGCCGCGCCGGCGTCGACGTGCGCACGCACGGCGCGTGCGACTGGAGCGCGAGCAGCGACGCGCCCTGGCTGACGCTCACGCCCGCCGCGGGCCGCGGCAGCGCCACGATTGAAGTCCAGGCGGCCGTCAACCCGGGGGCCGAGCGCAGCGCCACACTCACCATCGCCTCCGATCGTGTCACGGTCCGGCAGCAGAGCGCGCCGCCCGCGCCGGCGCCCGCGCCGCCGCCCCCGTCGCCGGCGCCTTCTCCGGCGCCGACGCCGTCGCCGACACCCACGCCGGAGCCCGCGCCCACGCCCGCGCCGACGCCGCCGCCCCCGCCTCCACCGCCGCCCCCGCCGCCGGCGACGATCGAGGTGTCGGGGCGCATCGACAACGTGTCGGGATCGTGTCCGACGGTGCGGTTCACGCTGAAGGGGTATACCGTCCGGACGACGAGCAGCACGGATTACATGAAAGGCAACTGCCGGGACTTGCGGGACGGCCGCGACATCGCCCTGACCGCGCAGGTGGAACAGGGCACGTCGCTGGTGGCGACGAGGATTGAGATTAGGAAATGACGATGCGATCGCTGATTGCGGGGCTCGTGATGGCGGCCGGTGCGGCTCCGGCCTCGGCGCAACAGACGCCGGCGGACGTCATCTCGTTCCTGGTGACGAACCAGTCGGTGCAGACGGGCGACTTCCAGAAGGACCGCGCGGCGGCGGAAGCGACGCGCGACACCATCGCGCGCGCGCTGCAGGTGAACCTTGCGACCTCGCCAATCGCGACGTCGAGCAGCGGGTTCGTCTACCGCCTCGACCCCGAGCTCGGCACCGTGTCGCGCGTCAGCGACAGCTTCGGGACCTTCTTCGTCGAGCGCGCGATGACCAGCGGACAGGGGCGGGTGTCGTTCGGCGCATCGGCGTCCACCGCGGCCTACGACAATCTCGACGGGTTCAACCTGCGCGACGGCACGCTGCTCACGACGGCGAACCGGTTCGCGGACGAAGCGGCGCCGTTCGACACCGAGGCGCTCACCCTGCGGATCCGCACCAGCACGCTGACGTTCTTCGGCGGCTATGGCGTCACCGATCGCTTCGAGATCAGCGGCGCGGTGCCGCTCGTCCAGATGAACATCGACGGCACCCGGCTGAACGTCTACCGCGGACAGTCGTTCGTTCAGGCCAGCGGCAACGCCGAGGCGAGCGGGATCGCCGACATCGCGGTGCGCGCCAAGTACCGGCTCGTCGCCACCCGCAGCGGCGGCGTCGCGGCGGCGGCGGAAGTGCGGCTGCCGACCGGCGACGAGCAGCTCCTCCTCGGCGCCGGCAGCGCCGCGCTGCGGCTGATGGGGATCGCCTCGGCGGAGAGCGGCGCGGTCGGCGCGCACGCGAACGTCTCGATCGTGCGCGGCGGCGTGACCGACGAGATCGCCGGGAGCGGCGCCATCACGATCGCGGCGGCGCCGACCGTCACCGTCACCGGCGAAGTGCTGTTCCGACGGTTGTCGGACGTGCGCGGGATCCTCGCGGTGTCGGCGGCACACCCGACCAGCAGCGGCGTCACCACCGAGCGGCTCGCACCGGGGACGGCGACGCCGATCCTGTCCAGCGCCGTGACCGGCGTGAAGTGGAACGTCAGCCGGACGTTCGTGCTGAGCGGCGACGTGCTGTGGCGGATGGGGAAGTCAGGTCTGACGGCGCCGTTCACGCCGACGATCTCGCTCGACTATCTGTTCTGAACGCGGGCGCTGACGATCTCCCAGCCGGCCCCGCCGCGCGCGAGCTCGAACGTCCAGCTCCGCGGCTCGGTGCGCCGGCTGCCGTCTCCCACCTTCGGCGCCCACGACGTCGTCCCCGCACAGCGCGCGGTCGCGTGCGCCCCGATCACGTCGATCCGGCAATTCCCGAGCGACACCTGCTGCGAGGCGAGACTGTCGAAGGCGCGGGCGAGCGCGCCGCGGTTCACGCCGGGCCACACGCGCTGTGCCGCATCCACGTCGAGCGAGGTGAAGGCGGCGGCGTACCGATCGAGGGTCGATCTCACCGCGGGTTCCTCGGATGGTTCCGCGGGCGGCGTCAGCGGCGGAGCCGAAGGGACCTTCGCGGTGGCGGTCGCGGGCGCCGGGCTCGGCGCGGCCATCGGCGCGTCCGGCGGAGTGACGGGGCTCGCTGCCGGAAGGTTCAGGGCAGTCACGGGGGATGGATCCGGCGTCGCGGGCAGCGACGGCGCAGGTTTCGACTCGAAGGCCGCATTCTCGATCGGTCTCGGCTCGATTTGTGACGGCGGGACCGATGTCGCGCGGGACGCCGGAACGGCGGCCGGTGCGTCGGGCTCCACACCGGCTGTCGGGACAGCTTTCTCGACAGCGGTCTGCGGCCGTGCCGCGGCGGTTTCGGATGCAAACACGTCCGCGGGAGGCGGCAGCGACGGGAGCGTGGCCGGCGCAGTCTGGGTTGGCGAGGGTGCGGCAGCGGTCGAGGTCGGGGTCTTTTGTGGCGCCGGGTTCACAGGGATCGCGGCCGAGGGCTCCGGGCGTGGCGCCGGGCGGGAGACCATCATCCAGGCGCCGAGCACGGCCGTTCCTGACAGTGCGAGCACCGCCGCGGCCGCAGCCCCCCATCGTCGGGCAGCGCCGGGCTTCGCTGCCGGGACAGGCTCCGCCGCCTTCCGCTCCAGTTCGTCCAGCCCCGGCATGTTCGGCACGAGCGATCGCGCCTCAGCCAGCACCTGCAGGGCGTCCTCGTAGCAGCGCGCTTCTATCGCCGCTTCGGCGCGCAGGAGCAGACGGTCGGCGCGCCGCCGCCGCATGCGGACCTCGAAGCTCTGCCACTCGCCGCTGGTCGTGTGGGGGACCATCGCGGCGGACCGGCTGCAAAAGCCGAACCGGATGCTAGGGGTTCGAAATCGCCGTCGGCGTACCGGCGAACAACGGCTCCGTCTCCTTATTAAGGAGCACCCAGAGTCCGTAGATGCCAAGGGCCGTCCCGAAGGGGATGTTGATCAGGTTGATGGCAGCGATCACGATGCCGGCGATCCGCGCCCACGGCTGGTACTTCAACAGGCCGATTCCGGTGATCAGACCGGGAAGCGAGATGGCCAGCAGAAAGACGACCAGCGCCGTGCCGGCCACGCCGATGATCGGCAACGCCACGGCCGCATCTTCCGGGCTCGCGGAAGTACCGACGACACTGCCGGCGATGCCGATTCCGAGGCCGAGCATCAACGCCGCGCAGACGCCGAGCGCGCTGAAGACGATGTAGAGCACGCCGAGAACCTTGACGTGAGTGGTCATGGAAGCTCCTGCTGCGATAGAGTCGCCGCATTATGCCTCGTCCGCTGCTCCTTTGCCTCGTCGCCGCGTCCCTGCTGGCGCAGGCGCGGCCCGGCCCGGTGACGTCGCCGGCATTCGCCGAGCCCGGACTCGCCCCGGACGGCTCCGAGATCGCGTTCGTCTCCGGCGGCGACATCTGGACCGTCCCCGCCAGCGGCGGCGACGCGCGCCTGCTGGTCTCCAATGCCGCCAACGACACGCGGCCGATGTACTCGCCCGATAAGAAGCACCTTGCGTTCGTCTCGACCCGCACCGGGGGCGGCGACGTCTACGTGCTGACCCTCGCCACCGGCGACGTGCGGCGGATCACGTTCGACGACGGGCTCGATCAACTGGACGGCTGGTCCCGCGACGGACGGCATCTCTATTTCTTCACCAGCGGGCACGATCTCTCCGGCGGCGTCAACGACATCTATCGCGTTCCGGTCGAGGGCGGCACGCCGATGCCGGTCAGCGCCGATCGCTACACCAACGAGTTCTTCTCCTCCGTGTCGCCGGACGGCAGGACGCTGGCGATGTCGGCGCGCGGCATCGCCTCCGCCCAGTGGTGGCGTCGCGGCGCCTCGCACATCGATCAATCGGAGATCTGGCTGCGGAACCTGACCGCGCCGGACGCGCCGGAGGCGTATCGCGCGGTCACGAGCGGCGGCGCGAAAGATCTGTGGCCGATGTGGAGCGCGGACGGCGCAACGCTCTACTTCGTCTCGGACCGCGGCGGCGCCGAGAACATCTGGCAGAGTGCCGCCGCACCCGGCTCGCGGCCGCGCCAGGTGACCGCCTTCAGGCACGGGCGCGTGCTGTGGCCGTCGATCTCGGCCCGCGGCGACGCCATCGTGTTCGAGCGCGATTTCCAGATCTGGAAGCTCGACACGGCGTCGGGAAAATCGGCGCCGGTTCCGATCGCGCGGATCGGCGCGCCGGCGGGGCCGTCCACCGAACAGCTGCGGCTCACGAACCAGTTCGAGGACCTGGCGCTCTCGCCCGATGGCAAGAAGGTCGCGTTCGTGGCGCGCGGCGAAATCTTCGCCGCGTCGGCCAAGGACGGCGGCGACGCCGCGCGGGTCACGATGACGCCGGCGCTGGAAGCGCAGCCCGCCTGGTCGCCCGACAGCCGGCGCCTGGTCTATTCCTCCGAGCGCTCCGGCCCGGCCCGGCTCGTGTCGTATGATTTCGTCACCGGCAAGGAAACGCCGCTCACGACCGAAGGGGACGGCGATCACGCGCCGCGATTCTCGCCTGACGGCAGGTCGATCGCCTTCGTCCGCGGCGGCCGCGAACTGCGCGTGCTCGACGTCGCGGCGGGCAAGGATCGGGCGCTGGCGAAAGGGATCATCGCGGATCCGATCCAGGTCGGCCGGCCGATTGCCTGGTCGCCGGACGGACAGTGGATCGCGTTCTTCACCGCCGGCACGCGCGGCTTCACCAACGTTGCGGTGGTTCCCGTCCCGGGCGGCGAGCCGCGGCAGGTCAGCTTCCTCGCCAATTCGAACGCCAACACCGTCACCTGGTCTCCCGACGGCACCTTCCTCCTCTTCGATACCGGCCAGCGCACGGAAGCCCAGCAGCTCGCGCGCGTCGATCTCACTTTGCGCACCCCGAAGTTCCGCGAAGATCAATTCAGGGATCTGTTCAACGAGGAACAGACGCCAAGGCGACCGTCAACGGCGCCGCCGGCCCCGTCGACGGTCGACGAAGTCCCGCCGAAGCCGGCGGCGGCGCCGCGCGACACCGCGACGCCGGCGAAGGCGGACGTCAAGGCGGCGGACGAAGCAAAGGCCGACGACAGGAAGCCGGTGCCTCCCACGCGGATCGTCTTCGACGACATCCGGCACCGCCTGTCGCTGGTTCCCGCCGGC encodes:
- a CDS encoding S41 family peptidase, translating into MPRPLLLCLVAASLLAQARPGPVTSPAFAEPGLAPDGSEIAFVSGGDIWTVPASGGDARLLVSNAANDTRPMYSPDKKHLAFVSTRTGGGDVYVLTLATGDVRRITFDDGLDQLDGWSRDGRHLYFFTSGHDLSGGVNDIYRVPVEGGTPMPVSADRYTNEFFSSVSPDGRTLAMSARGIASAQWWRRGASHIDQSEIWLRNLTAPDAPEAYRAVTSGGAKDLWPMWSADGATLYFVSDRGGAENIWQSAAAPGSRPRQVTAFRHGRVLWPSISARGDAIVFERDFQIWKLDTASGKSAPVPIARIGAPAGPSTEQLRLTNQFEDLALSPDGKKVAFVARGEIFAASAKDGGDAARVTMTPALEAQPAWSPDSRRLVYSSERSGPARLVSYDFVTGKETPLTTEGDGDHAPRFSPDGRSIAFVRGGRELRVLDVAAGKDRALAKGIIADPIQVGRPIAWSPDGQWIAFFTAGTRGFTNVAVVPVPGGEPRQVSFLANSNANTVTWSPDGTFLLFDTGQRTEAQQLARVDLTLRTPKFREDQFRDLFNEEQTPRRPSTAPPAPSTVDEVPPKPAAAPRDTATPAKADVKAADEAKADDRKPVPPTRIVFDDIRHRLSLVPAGVDVGEAFISPDGKTVVMIAGAAGQQNLYAWSMDETARERPVARQLTTSAGGKADVAFSPDNKEVFYLDDGRINVVTLDRREVRPVAVTAEMAVDFAKEKVVVFDQAWRLLRDHFFDPDFNGVDWTEARKAVEPYIAGARTPDEMRRIASLMIGELNASHLGINPPPAPAGAGGVGHLGLDFDRAAYESSAALKIAAVVPLGPAALGSGIEPGHFLIAVDGEPLGARVNLDALLENKVNRRTVLRIARTASGDGGRDVAVRPVSAATERGLRYRQWVAARRAYVARISNNRLGYVHMPDMSAGSLSQLYVDLDADNIARDGVVIDIRNNNGGFVNPYALDVFGRAHYLNMTLRGMPTMPARSALGQRSLEKPTVLVTNQHSLSDAEDFTEGYRAMKLGKVVGEPTAGWIIFTWNTRLMDGTILRLPRSRITDRAGAPMEMHPRPVDVEVKRPIGESYGSKDSQLDKAVEVLLQTLQSTDRVSR
- a CDS encoding endonuclease/exonuclease/phosphatase family protein, producing the protein MHLTRLVVALGIVSACLGSARQPYGAAQPTCLAASETAVRWVHLSASNERRSLDRWCAGVGPSIVPSAAHGFDTLEPPFAVVSWNTHVGAGDLDVFVDDLRAGRLTGKPVRHFVLLLQEAYRSGDAVPHTRTVLWASAIFGAGPRSSRIEAARLAERLGLSALYVPSMRNGPPGVTAEDRGNAILSTARLHEAGALELPLERQRRVAVAATVMVQAPGRSPLAMRVVCTHFTNMVMHHAWILSESGRLRQARALANALPRDVPAIVGGDLNSWFGYRDAAYRELTRTLTPAAREDRRATFGPMRLDHLLFRLPEGWRAELRRADRKYGSDHYPLIALIEAQ
- a CDS encoding BACON domain-containing carbohydrate-binding protein; translation: MCACAAACGSSAVTNVSGPSAARCQASLTNTVPSFSSSGGTGEVKVTVERECNWTASVSAPWVQIVSGQTGQGDGALTYRVNANTEPVLRKATFTIAEQQTEVAQQAAACEYSISAPSGMLPAAGGRAGVDVRTHGACDWSASSDAPWLTLTPAAGRGSATIEVQAAVNPGAERSATLTIASDRVTVRQQSAPPAPAPAPPPPSPAPSPAPTPSPTPTPEPAPTPAPTPPPPPPPPPPPPATIEVSGRIDNVSGSCPTVRFTLKGYTVRTTSSTDYMKGNCRDLRDGRDIALTAQVEQGTSLVATRIEIRK